A genome region from Clostridium pasteurianum includes the following:
- a CDS encoding Fur family transcriptional regulator — MAKLSPLEIEKLKNNLKDKGYKLTPQRRAVLDSIISNEGKHLTVEELYDCVKIECPEIGLATVYRTVQILDELGVISKLDLNDGLSRYELVHENEHHQHHHLICTVCGKVTEVQGDLLDDLEQSIQDKYDFLIKNHSVKFYGICSECRKKL; from the coding sequence ATGGCAAAATTATCTCCTTTAGAAATAGAAAAGTTGAAAAACAATCTTAAAGATAAGGGATATAAGCTTACTCCACAGAGGAGAGCTGTTTTGGATAGCATTATAAGCAATGAAGGAAAACATCTTACTGTTGAAGAGCTATATGATTGTGTCAAAATTGAATGCCCAGAAATAGGGTTAGCTACGGTTTATAGGACAGTCCAAATTTTAGATGAACTTGGAGTAATAAGTAAATTAGATTTAAATGATGGTCTTAGTAGATATGAATTGGTACACGAAAATGAGCATCATCAGCACCACCATTTGATTTGCACTGTTTGTGGAAAGGTAACAGAAGTACAGGGAGATTTACTTGATGATTTGGAGCAAAGTATACAGGATAAGTATGATTTCCTTATAAAAAATCACAGCGTTAAATTTTATGGAATATGCAGTGAATGTAGAAAAAAACTATAA
- a CDS encoding ribonuclease J, giving the protein MRREKDKIKIIPLGGVNEIGKNLTVIEYRDEIAVIDCGLSFPDEEMFGIDIVIPDITYLLKNREKVKGIFLTHGHEDHIGALPYVLKELNVPVYGTKLTIGIVETKLKEHNLLSKVDLKVVKPRDIIKLNSMSIEFIRQSHSIADSVAIAIHTPMGVIFHTGDFKVDYTPIDGCVADFARFAELGKRGVLAMMCDSTNVERKGYTMSESTVGETFNNLFSKAKGRIIVATFASNIHRIQQIIESAEYYNRKVAVSGRSMENIVAVAIELGYIKANEGVLIGIDAINRYPDDKIVIITTGSQGEPMSALTRMAAQEHKKVKIQEGDMVVISANPIPGNEKLVSRVINQLFKKGADVIYAALADVHVSGHACQEELKLMHTLIKPRFFIPVHGEYRHLKQHAELATSLGMSKSNVLIPEIGDVIEVTRSSIRKTDTVVAGKVFVDGLGVGDVGNIVLRDRKHLSQDGIVTVVVTIEKVSGTVIAGPDIISRGFVYVRESEDLMEESKEIVKTALNECEEKHITEWSTIKSNIKDVLRIFLYERTKRKPMILPIIMEV; this is encoded by the coding sequence ATGCGTAGAGAAAAGGATAAAATTAAGATAATACCTTTAGGTGGAGTGAATGAGATAGGAAAAAATCTTACAGTTATTGAATATAGAGATGAAATAGCTGTTATAGATTGCGGTCTTAGTTTCCCCGATGAAGAAATGTTCGGTATAGATATAGTAATACCTGATATAACCTACTTATTAAAAAATAGGGAGAAGGTTAAAGGAATATTTTTGACTCATGGACATGAAGATCATATTGGTGCCTTGCCTTATGTTTTAAAAGAGTTAAATGTTCCTGTTTATGGTACTAAACTTACCATTGGTATAGTTGAAACAAAGCTTAAAGAGCATAACCTTTTGAGCAAGGTCGATTTAAAAGTAGTAAAACCTAGAGACATTATTAAACTAAATAGTATGTCTATTGAGTTTATCAGACAAAGTCACAGTATTGCCGATTCTGTAGCAATAGCAATACATACACCTATGGGCGTTATCTTTCACACAGGAGATTTTAAGGTGGATTATACACCAATAGATGGGTGCGTTGCAGATTTTGCAAGGTTCGCAGAATTAGGTAAAAGGGGCGTTCTTGCTATGATGTGCGATAGTACTAATGTAGAAAGAAAAGGCTACACGATGTCGGAAAGCACAGTAGGAGAAACTTTTAATAATTTATTTTCAAAGGCTAAAGGAAGGATTATAGTTGCAACTTTTGCATCTAATATTCACAGAATACAGCAGATAATTGAGTCAGCAGAATACTATAACAGAAAAGTTGCTGTTTCTGGCAGAAGTATGGAAAATATAGTTGCAGTTGCTATAGAACTTGGATATATTAAAGCTAATGAAGGTGTTTTAATAGGCATAGATGCCATAAATAGGTACCCAGACGATAAAATAGTTATAATTACAACAGGAAGTCAGGGCGAACCGATGTCTGCACTTACAAGAATGGCAGCTCAAGAACACAAAAAAGTAAAAATACAGGAAGGGGATATGGTAGTAATATCAGCTAATCCAATTCCTGGAAATGAAAAATTGGTTTCAAGAGTTATTAATCAATTATTTAAGAAAGGCGCAGATGTTATTTATGCAGCTCTAGCAGATGTTCATGTTTCAGGGCATGCATGTCAGGAAGAACTTAAATTAATGCATACACTTATAAAACCTAGATTCTTTATCCCAGTTCATGGTGAATACAGGCATTTAAAACAACATGCAGAGCTTGCAACTAGTCTTGGAATGTCTAAGTCTAATGTCTTGATCCCAGAGATTGGAGATGTTATAGAGGTAACAAGAAGCAGTATAAGAAAGACTGATACTGTAGTTGCTGGTAAAGTATTTGTAGATGGACTTGGAGTAGGTGATGTTGGTAATATAGTTTTGAGAGACAGAAAGCACCTATCACAAGATGGAATAGTGACTGTAGTTGTTACTATAGAAAAAGTAAGTGGTACTGTAATTGCTGGACCTGATATTATTTCAAGAGGTTTTGTATATGTAAGAGAATCAGAAGATTTAATGGAAGAGTCAAAAGAAATTGTAAAGACAGCTTTGAATGAATGTGAGGAAAAACATATTACAGAATGGTCAACAATAAAATCTAATATAAAGGATGTATTAAGAATATTCCTTTATGAAAGAACAAAAAGAAAGCCTATGATACTTCCTATAATTATGGAAGTATAA
- a CDS encoding DUF1292 domain-containing protein, whose product MDNYVDKITLKDEEGIEREFQVVTKMDVEDKEYVIVVPEDSKDSEAIILKIDKDSNGNDVLMTVEDDNEFNIVSEAYETLFSQDDLN is encoded by the coding sequence ATGGATAATTATGTTGACAAAATAACACTTAAGGATGAAGAAGGTATAGAAAGAGAGTTTCAGGTAGTAACTAAGATGGATGTAGAGGACAAAGAATATGTAATTGTTGTTCCTGAAGATTCTAAGGATTCAGAAGCGATAATTCTTAAAATAGATAAAGACTCAAATGGTAATGATGTATTAATGACAGTTGAGGATGATAATGAATTTAATATAGTAAGTGAAGCTTACGAAACTTTGTTTTCACAAGATGATTTAAATTAA